The Arachis ipaensis cultivar K30076 chromosome B03, Araip1.1, whole genome shotgun sequence region AAAGCTAATGATCTTAACAAGATTTCTTAcgatgaattgaaagaaaaactccTGGCCTATGAATCTACACATTTTAGCAATGATAACAAAAAAATAGGAGTGGCGTTTAAGTCAAAAATTACAtcaaaagaagaagaatctgaagacAGCTTATCCAATAATAAGATGAAATTCATTACCAGAAGATTGAAAAAGTTGATGAAACAAAAGGACATTGGCATAGATTCATCATGCAAAGATTACAAACTTATTTGTCATCATTGCAATGAGCAAGACACTACAACACAGAATGTCCATAAAAAAAGTATTGATGGCCTCATAGAATCAGTGGCAGATTTACCGAGGGTCTAAGGTGGCCATGGTCtccccaattttttttttaaaaaaattattactattagtttattattaatttattattataaattaaatatatttttgtatattacacactaaaaaaaaattacatgttagtaacttaatatatataaattataatgtgTATTATAATATATCAGTAGCAattaataaataagtttaaaaaataataaaagcgtataaatatataaataattaaaaagttATTGAAAAATATAGGTTTgaattaatgtaaaaaaaaaccATTATAAAAAAAGTTTCTTATTTTGACTCTTTCTATGACAACAGTAATAACCgaataaattttttaaacaataaaaattataaaaataatactttaaaaCAAGATGAAAGACAAACTTTTAACAGATTATATGATGATTGTATATGTTGAAAAAGAGAATGCTTCAAAATTTATTTCAGATGGTAAATTGATAATTTTAGTTATATGAAATATCGcagaataaattcaaaaataccaAAATCTTAAAGTATGTAGTTGAATGTTAATTGTTATATATTTGACCTATATAccataaattatattttgttgattttttgttatgttatattttaatttattttgtatttaatttggtCCTCCTCTAATAAAATTTCTAAATCTGCCACCGCATAGAATGACTTGGAAaggataatgaaaaaaataaatctgATCATGAAACTCATGTTTGTCTCATGGCTAATCAGCATGATTTTAACGAGGTAAATTTCGTTGAACTATTATCCAAtgaattgtatattatcattgattatttaatttttaatttcaaaaagttTTTTGATAAATATGCTAAatgcaagaaagaaaataaagctTTGAAATTAGAAAACAATTAGCTCAGAGCAATTGATCATGGCCGAATCTTCTAATGTTTTAAAGCAAGAAAATGAGCTTTTGAAAATTGAACTAGAAGAACTTAAATTGAAACTTTCGATTGATGCATCAATTGATCTCATTGTTGAAAATAAAATGTTGCATGAGAGTATCAAGAGTTTAAACAaagacttagcaaaatttgttcaaaaatctgaaaatttggaTAAAATTCTTGCTAGTCAAAGGTCTCTATTTATAAAATCTGGTATCGGTTatgaatacaaaaaaaatttctataaTGCACGGATACTGACACGGACACAAGACACGATACTAGGGGTGTTCAAAATTGAACAGGATCGATCTAAACTGACTGACTGAACCGAAAAAAATGAAAACTGAATAAatcaaaaaccgaaaaaaccgaaaaaaacaaGTTTTGCTGTTTTTattgcggttcggttcggttttcggttctGACCATAAAAATTCCAACCGAATCGAACCGAACCGGTTtatgaaaaaccctaaaaaccaacCCCCATCCCCTCCCAGACCCCAAACGCGAACACCCCCCAGCCCCCAACTCCCCAAGTCGTGACCTAAAGTCACATAACCCCATTACCCCCAATTTTGAAACCTAGCTTCTCTCGCTCTCTTCTCTCAGTCTCGCTCTCGCAGAGTTGCAATCTCGCAACCACTCTCTGCTGCTCTCAGTCTCGCCCTCGCAGTCGCTCTCTGCTGCTCTCAATCTCGCCCTCGCAGTCACAGAGTCGCAATCCCACCAGCCACCAACACCCGAACCCTTCTTCCCAGTTCCCAGCGAGCACCGACCCAGCAGGCAGCAGCGTTCTCTTCCCAGCAACGCCCAGCGTCGCTAGCGAGCACCGACCCACCGACCCAGGAATGTTCTTCCCAGCAGCGCCGAGCCACCGACCCCAGTTCCCACCTAGCCTCCATCGTCTTCTGTAATGGAGGCTAAGCCTCATGTTTGGTTTTTTGTTCtgaatctatttttatttttaaattctggTTTAGTCTTATTGattctaatttataattaatactTGGTTGAATTGTTCTTGATTTTATGGTTGAGTTGTTGATTCTGATTTCGTTTTTTAATTCTAAACTTTTTGTTCTGTTTtgatttaggggtttagggttaatTCTGATTCatgattttcaattctttttgtaTATTTTGGTTCACAGGTTTAGGGTTGTTGGTTCTAATTTTTTGGTCGAAGGTTGTTAGATTTTTATTCTCTGTTCTGATTTTatttgttgttgatttactaaAATTGCTTCTGATTGTTGTTCATTGTTCATTGTTCAATGTATTGTTATGGCATAGCCTGAATAGTTGTTTTTTCAATTCCCACTGTATGGAATGGATGTTAGCAAGCAAAGTTGTATTTATTGATCATGATATCTGGAAAGCTGTTTTTGGTTTGAAGACCATATATTTAGAACTCTCCATGGATGAATCATAGGCCACAGTATGAAAATCAATTATTTTTTACTTCTTGATTTACTGTTCtctcttcttctaatttttgctGGCTGTTGCTActattatcttttttatttaatttgttaattattaattttaatttgttaattaatcATTATTATTTCTACTGCTACTGTTAACTGTTATGGTTTATTGTAGGTTCATATTGTAGGTTCATATTTATCACTAGTTTGAAATTGATATGAAGCAAATCATGAATAGTGGTTCTTGCTACAGGAGTCAGGGTAAGTGGCGGGTTAGACCAATGAATTTTTTTAATGCTTCTTTTTAAATTGTGAAGTAAGGGGAAATGATTGCGatttaaagaaaaaatgaatACCTAGCTGAAAATAGTTATGTTAATGAGAAGGAATTTTGAATTTACCAATTATGGAGATTTTCAGTGATTACTGTTACGGTCCGGCCCAAACCCTCTGCTGGCTTGGGCCGACCCAAGCTCCACCCGACCCGAGCGGTCAGGGATAGGGCGCCCCATCGTCTACCCGGACACGTGTCCGTAACAGCTCACCCACAGCTGTGAAGGGAGCACCTCGAGAGTAATGGGCCTGCCTTTACAAGGCCCACATCTGACAATATATAAGGGGAAGATTGGCTcttcccccgaggtacgtcaTATATCACATTACCCTTTCTGCCTGCACATTTACTGACAAGagcgttggagtgtctttgcaggtggcacccccctctcCACGAAGAATACGGGATATCGGGACCTCGTACCCATCGACCGGCAGTCCATGACCTGACGAGCCCCTACCATCATCCCGGATCGCAATCCGAACCGTCCAGTAACCGACACGACCTGACGAGCCCCTACCATCTCCCAGGATCCTCACCCAAACCGACCGGTACctgacctaccgaacattggcgccgtctgtggggactcgtCCATGGACTTCGTGCTAGTCGAAAAGGAGGCAGGCCGCGAGGCCGTACCCAGAGGCGACGCCGCCGGGACGGAAACCCGACAACATCCGAGGTCACCCCCGAGGGATGCAACCCAACCACATGAGAGACGCCCCTTTGGGGGGACTGGAGACAaccacgccagaataatgcaagagctaCGCCATAGAATGCAAGACTTAGAGCGCCGGTTAGCAAACCGAGAACGCGACCAGCGCACCCCAGAACAGAGCCACTCCTGATCTCGCTCCAGGAGCCGTTCCCGGCGCACGCCTAGCCCCCAGGTCGAGTCAGAAAGCACCGGGGAGAGAGGGCGTGCAAGAAGACATCACGACCCTGTCATTTACGCCAGACGTGAAAGGCGGTGTACGACGAACCGGGGGGACGAAGACGCTCGTCGGGAGAACGACGATGGGAGAACGAATACCCGGGAATCCGTGATAATAGGGGCCACCCCATTCCACCACTCcatactcgaggtccggctgccaaaacattttgacaagccaacggacatgaggtatgaTGGAACGCAGGACCCCCTGGAgcatctaacggccttcgaggccataATGAACTTAGAAGGAGTAGGAGATGAGGTAAGGTGTCGTGCCTTCCCGGTCACCCTggcgggacctgcaatacggtggttcaataacctcccgcagggctcggtgacccaattctcTGACATCAGCCATGCTTTCCTAGCTCAGTTCACAACCAGGATCACGAAAGCCAAGCACCCGATCAATTTGCTAGGGGTGACCCAAAGAGCCGGGGAGCCGACCAGAAAATACTTGGATCGTTTCAACGACGAGTGCCTGGAAATCGACGGTTTGACGGATTCGGTGGCGAGTTTATGTTTGACGAATGGGCTCCTgaatgaggacttcaggaagCACCTTACCACAAAGCTAGtctggacaatgcaggagatccagtGCGTGGCTAAGGAGTATATCAACGACGAGGAGGTCagccgggtcgtggctgccaataaacggcaaccCCCTACAACCAAACCAGGCACCACGATGGTGgaaaaagacaaaaggaacacaCCAGGGACGGCGGCTCGAGCAAGACGACAAAACCATTTCCCCGAGTCGGAAaattcaccaactacacccccctcGCGGCACCAATCACGGAGGTCTACCAACAGATAGCCGAGAAAGGGATACTATCGAGGCCCCATCCT contains the following coding sequences:
- the LOC107632590 gene encoding uncharacterized protein LOC107632590; translation: MRYDGTQDPLEHLTAFEAIMNLEGVGDEFTTRITKAKHPINLLGVTQRAGEPTRKYLDRFNDECLEIDGLTDSVASLCLTNGLLNEDFRKHLTTKLVWTMQEIQHHDGGKRQKEHTRDGGSSKTTKPFPRVGKFTNYTPLAAPITEVYQQIAEKGILSRPHPLKDRTGENKSLYCEYHKGYGHKTQDCFDLKDALEQAIRDGKLADFSHLIRESRRRNRDHEGEDRSRATRRRQEPEGDDNGLTVVNVVTARNSAPRSKSAQKKDAKVLAVSSSSSRVPGDTHPSLSALRINGSMRYRKVPPWLSRPESEPDSSNGS